In Sander vitreus isolate 19-12246 chromosome 4, sanVit1, whole genome shotgun sequence, the genomic stretch AACTTGAAaccttttaatgacatttacagtaacagttttaaatgtgctaaatTAGAATAAATACAGAGTTCAGACACTGAAGCCTATTACATTTGCAAAATGGTGGTATATCACTCATagtaggttaaaaaaaagttaaaagacaCGTACAGTTGCATTGTGCGGCACTGTTGAATTGTGGTATGTATACATTTACATTCTAAAGACCATACAGACAAAGCCTGAGTGCAGAGTGGCCTACGTTTGGGATTTAAACAGAGGCACCATGCATTCCTTCACAGGGTTTCAATTTTAACAGCTGCcattctttttaaaaaggagaCCGTCACTAAAGGTTCACCATAAGCACCTTATAAAATACACTTGATCAATACATTGAACATCATATCTACACAAAACTCTCACAGTAGCTCAATAAGAGCTGAAGAAATAGCGTGTCCATGTGCCAGTCTGAGACTCCTCTTGAATAATTTACGGCACACTGTCTATTCTCAGACTTATATAAACACTCTTGAAATTAATGTTTACAAGACCAGGACACAGGAAATTCTGTATATAGTTAAGAGTGCAGAAGATCACAGATCATAATTAGATTTAGGAAGGGGTTACTTGGAAGTCAAAAATCAGCTTCAAATATGTTGCAAATTCCCTGAAATGCAAGATGGTTCGACTCACTTTAAGGATAAAGTCTGAAGATTGTCTACTGAGACGTACTGAAGGAGATCTCTGGCTTCCGCTTAGCCTCTGTGCAAATAAGTGCTTAATGGTGATTTTATGATTTTATGCCCCCACAGTATCTAATTTGGAGTAACATAGCTCCCAGTGGAAAACCTCAGTGATGAGCTGTCATTGCTCATCCTTCATTTATTTGTCCTTCTCCACACGTTGGCCTCCACACACTATGTTTACAGATACAGAGGGCTTTGGCCTTTTGTCGTGTCAAAGGCTTAGGGTCCGCTCTAACTGCATGCAAGAGGCTGTGATAACTCCACCTGCTAGCGCTCTCTACTGCGAAAAGACTCACATACTCGTTCACGTAACCACTCAGCTCAGGAGAGTGGGTCATCGTTCAATAAACTGGAGGCtaatgacattttcaggaacCAGAAGCGTCCGTGTCATGGGCTTCACGGAAATCCCTTCAGGGTCTGGCTTAACATCAAACTCTATGAGGATCTAATGTGAACAGAGAAAACAGATTTACTCCAGGGTGACTGCTCATCATGTGCTCAGTGTTGGGTAGTGACTCTTGACTGAAGTCCCTGGATTAAGTAATCAAATCAATTCATTTGGAACCGGATTTGCACAACAGCCTAAAACCCCTAAATGTCTTACATTATTCCGAGAAAAAAATGCTGCAAGAGGATTTGGCTGAAACACTGCCGTTTAATCGGAAAGAATCTAAATCACTTGCTAAATAATTCAAATAATCTGTGTACCTGCAGCATGTAACAAAATGTGTTACAGTGTCTTGAGACAAATATATGTTGTATGTCATATGTCATATGTGTTTTATGTATACATGGTACATGAAACAGTTTTGAATGACTGATTAGGTTAaaactagaggtgttgaaattaatcaaataatcgatgcatcgaattgtggacatggacgatgctgcatcgataatcggccgggtcataatcgattatttctgtttacaatttaatgtatgcctaacaacctttctgtttacatattctgttatgttttgcacattcaggaagtgccatgtgctcagtgctgtagttttatgtatccaatttatttagtattagagcactgcagaatgttttgttttttaagcttgaaaagctatgaattaaatatcctatatggctttaatagaaaaatttatttgacgcatcgtgcatcgagatatcgaatcgctgacatgataatcgtaatcgaatcgaatcgggagatcagtgaagatttaCACCTCTAGTTAAAACTGTTCTGATTTTCAACAGATAATTAACCATTAAAATACTGCAAAATATATGCATTTCTCTTCACAGTAACAATTTTCATCACAGTAATCAGCAAAAACATCCAGCCAACTCACCCTTGAAAGAGCAAGATAGAGCTCCAGCTCGGCGATACGACGACCTATGCAGCTGCGTTTTCCCACCCCAAAGGGTACAGAGGCATACGGGTGGTGAGTGTGGTCCTTGTTCAACCATCGCTGGGGCTGGAATTCATCTGGATTTGCAAACACCGCTGGATCCCGTGACGTTGCAAAGTGGCACAGGGTAATTAAAGTCTGGATGGAAAGATTTCATTCACATTTAGCCCAGTACAAAGATGATACAGATTTGAATGAAAGATTGAATGAGTGAATGATTTCAAAATGTACTAATTCCCTCAACACACTCACATTTTTAGGGATGAGGTAGCCTCCAACCTggatgtctctctctgtaatcACTCTTGCATTGGCAGGAATAACGGGGTACAACCTGGAGAACAAAAAGTTTAATAATGTGAGCAAAAGGAAacgtacagtctgaagattacATGTCTTTAGGAAATGAACTGAAGTCTTTTCAGTTATACCGAAGTACTTCTTTGACTGTGGCCTTCAGGAGAGGCATGCGGGCCACATCAGCGGCCTCCGGTATGCTTCGACCCTCCAGCACTCTCAACACCTCATCCCGGAGCAATGCCTGCACCTTGGGGTGGCGGGACAGCTCATACAACGACCAGGACATGGTGCTGGCGATCTGAAAAGACAGGTAGGGTGTAGAGGGAGAGGTTATTAAATCAGGGAGAACTTGACGCAGAGTCCAGCAAAGGAGGGGACAGAGTTATCGTGCTTACTGTGTCGACTCCTGCAAGAAGCAGCTCTGTGACGTTGCTGTAGACAGTCTTCATGGGCAGCCCGGTCCGCGACAGGAAGTATGTGAGATAACGGCCCTCCACCTTCTCTCCACGGGCAACCTTTTCTGCCTCGGCCGTCAGACGCTGATCAATGTGGCCTTTTGCTAGAAGCACAGAGATTAGAGGCCATTATGACAGTGAGGGTGCAGTATGTAATGCAGATGCTGAGACACAGCAAGTTCTGAGCTTTCTGGTGTGATTTTTAGTATCCTTCTTAATAAGTACCAAAAGCCATGCATTAATTGCACAGtgattactgtatatactaGACTTTCTCATAAACTTGCTATCTGTTTTCCTACAATAATTTTGGGAAAGCAACTAGGCAAAAAGGTTTATTATGACCACAGTTTAATCATCATGACTGATGTTCAAGACTTCAGCACAGACGATCTTGTAGTGCGTGAGGGTTAAGGACTTTAATCGCCTGCTTCCTGATCCAGTTTGAGTgattattttaaacatgtttgattGAGATCTGGATGAGTCTTAACGTACTGTAAGAGTGAGTGGAATGATAACCCAGTTTCTTATATACCCAGCCATAATGGCAATAATGTAATGAGAAGGGGCGGAAGGACAATAATCATAAAGTGTggaaagacatacagtatgtatgttttGGTTTCATGTTGTAGTGAAGAGGTTGCGTAGGgtctgctggatgtccctcatacatctttttgaaaaatgtatttgattttcTGCTTTCATTATATCTTCCAATTTTCTTACTTTCAAAagcattttagtaaaatacAATGTTATACATACAGTCATCACTATCAGAGTTAATATGCCCAATTAGGCGTAAATATTGCTACCATTTCCCATGCTGACACTAAACGCAAATGATTAGAAGAAATGACCTACTGAAGTCAAACATGTAGTCCCAGCACTGACAGAAGATGTTCCAGGGTTTAGGAAACAGCTGGTGCAACCACTTTGGCATGGCCATGGTAAGGAGCGTCATTACAAACATGGTGTTGATCGACTGGATGAAACGCTCTGTCTCTTCTGGGACAACCTCATCCAGGCAACCGATTCTGGATTCAAACAACACTGAGGAAATGCCtgtcaaagaaaagaaaaaaatgtaaataaggaGGCGAGAAAGACATGGGCTGACAGAAATGTACCGTAAACTCAGGCTGCACAGGGAGATGAAACCACATCTAAGGCTTTTTGAAAGTAGCATTTTACGTTTCAACCACAGTTGGCCCAGCTTCCACTCAACGCTACAATCATTTAGACGATGCAAGAGTAAATGTTTGAGAGCCGTGCATGTGACCAATTAGTCACTGGATGGAAACTGTTTAGTCTGGGGGGAATCTGGTCATGCAAAAATAACTGTTGAGGAGACCTGAGGCTGGGAATGAGCAATGAGTTTAGATGTACTCAATAGTCTGTGGTTAATCTGAGCTGGTATTAGGCCTAAATTAAGAAAAGTACACACTACAGtacttaaatacaattatgaggtacttgtactttacttgagtatttccagtttactatatacttctactccacttcaTTTCAGAGACTTTTTACTgggctacattcatctgacagctgtaggtaTTAACTGCCCTTACTTACTTTACAGATTTTACACACTAAacataacagtgtaaatgtgctgtcccctcaaaataactcgaCACAcggccattaatgtctaaaccgctggcaacaaaagtgagtacacccctatgttaaattcccatagaggcaggcagatttttatttttaaaggccagttatttcatggatccaggatactatgcatcctgataaagttcccttggtttgggaattaaaatagccccacatcatcacgtgccattcaccatacctagagattggcatggggtactttccataaaatcatctctcaatgcaaatcaaaccagctattaggctaaccgacataaaaccaaGTTATAAGTATAACcttgttatacaagctgtacacgtaatactttacattgtagcaaagtgtaatttcttcagtgttgtcccattaaaagatataatgaaatatttactaaaatgtgaggggtgtactcacttttgtgaggtAGTAAAGCAGTTCATATTAGCTCCATCTTGACAAACTACAACATTAAGTGCTGCTTACACAGTAATGcaatttaatatatataataatataacactcTGAAATAGGTTATTTTGCTTTTCCTTGttataactttgaatgcaggactctTACTTGTAAATTAGTATTTTTGTATTGCAgaattgctacttttacttaagtaaaggatctgaatacttcttccaccactggaaagGTGATTTAAAGGTcatttcatggaaatgttgAACCATTGGGCACATCAGGCTTTGACATGCATGtatgtttaaaatgtcagtggTATCACATTATACTCCTTCTTGCATGTGGCTGGACCTAATCACCAATGTTTACACAATGTGGTACACCCTGTAGTGATGCATGATGTTGCCATGCCTCATGAAACCTTACCCTCGAGGCCAAAGCGATAGAACTCGCTGGCGATGTCATTGACGAGGCCCTGAGAGCGTCTGCGAAGGCGAAGTTTGGAAACGAGGTCGCCGACCACGCCGTTCAGGGTTTTATCGTAAGCTTCAACTGCTTTTGGTCGCAGCATGTGCTTCCCCAAGAGACTTCTCACCGACTGCCACTCCTCCCCCTCACTAGGaacacacagaataaaaaacaaacacttgtgTTAGTATAGCATCTGTGCACACAATTTAGCTGAACTAAATGAGGGTGTCAAGAGTATTTAACTACTGAATTAAAAAGGATGTTGTCCACTTTATTTCATTCAGAATCAGCAAAGAACCAGACATTGGTAATACAGAAAGAGGGTAAATAATTTAAAGTATTGTAAGTCTAACTTTTCAGTATCACACTTGTAGTTAAACCAATGACCTTACAATACTGATTTACCTGTCCCAACTTTTGAGGGGGAGTTCCCTTGATCACTATGGCTTAATATTAACAAATGAAATTAGTGAAGAACAGCTGTTCTGTCTTTGCAAGCAAGTTGTGTCATTGTATTCAGTTCTCAGGTACTGTGTTCAGTAATCATTCAGTCATGCCATATGTCGTAAACAATGAAATTACAAATAATTCTagttttaatttagtttgagtTTTTTGGGTTCCCAATGAGAGAGAATAAGATAGAGAAAAGGAAGTCTCAGAGTGATACTTACGATGTCAGGAGTCCATAGTGATGTCCTCTGAGCTTCCTGTAGTCCTTCCAGGAGGAAAGGTCAGAGCGCATGGGGTGCTGGCCCTCCTGCCTCAGTACCTGCTCAATGAGCGCAGGATCAGCCACATGAACTGTCAGGATGGAACCAAAACTTGCTTTCCACATGGGCCCATACCGCTGCACTCCTTCCAGCTGGGACATTAGAGAGATAGAGGTGACCTTGTGAAAACCCTGCAGGCTATGAGGTGATTGGCTTTGGATGCACTGTCCTGTAGTTTGAAGCCAGTAAGAAATAAAGATGCATGCAGGCTTTTCTAATCCACTAATGATTCGGTCATTTAACAGGCAGTTTGATCAACCAAATCTTCTTCTCTGCTTGGCAGACATGTTAACTTAGGCCATAGAGTTGCAAAAGGGAAATTTAGATTAAAGGCCCCTTCCACTCAACAATATGTTTTGCTTATTGTTACTTCACTATGAGCTTGAGCTGGTGCAGAATGATGTATGTGCACAGACACTAGTGCAGAGACACTAGgttgttttcacattcatctgctgAAGGGGGGAGTTTATCTGTGCTGCcttaaatctctctctctctctctctctctctctctctctctctcttttatacaATCACTAATATTCCATCAATTATCAAATGCATTAAATCTGTCCTCTTTGAACGTCATGTGCATCAATGTTTGTTTAACATTTAGTTCACTATGTTGCAGCCTGTAGCCTACtgactgtatttatattaaaAGGCAAGTATTGTAAATAGGCCTATTCTTAATCCCTGTTAAACATCATCATGTTACCTGTAACTCGTGCAGCCGAGACAGGCCCCGTTTGGCGAACAAGTCCCAAGCGAAACTGGCGACCGACGGTCCGGGCATGTCGCCCAGAGTCTTCAGTGCCTGCTGCTTGGCTGAATCGCCCTCAGCCCACCTCTCCGTCCATTTGACCAGGGGGAAGGCGTTTCGGACGGATACTCGTAGAGCTTGTTGCAGCATCCTTCTCACAGTGATCATGAAGCTTTGGCCAGACGCGGTTTTCTTGGATGTCGGTGCTCATTTTGTTTTCCCCGGTTGGAGGCATTATTTATAACGCACGACCTGCTCCTCGAACCCGCGGAGATAacgttgtatatatatatttttttaaatccggGCCAATCATGGGTGTAAATGCGGCTCTAGCCCCGCCCCCGCCTGGATGAGACTGTGAAGGCGTGAGCTGAGAGGAAGGTGTGTCCAATCACAGGGCTGAGCTCAGACCATCCCAGAGACAGCACACGTGGAGGTCCTGGATAAATAATACTTGACTTCTATGTGACTTTTGAGGCTTATCTCCCCCATCCCCTGGGGCAGCACTTTGCTCTCTGATAGTCCAGCAGACAGACATGTTTCGAGTGATCACACATGTAGAAATGAGGTCTTGTGTGCTTAATAGACCATGTACCCCGCAGGACCACTGCTATTATAGATCCAATTGATTTAGGTCGGGGCAAAACCTCAAGCAGAAACAGATGAATCAATAACCACAAAATGTGCCCTAAATAACAATTTGGCCATTCTCAGTCAGCATCACACACAGGCGTATTAAACAAGACGAGTGCCTATGACAAAGGCATTGGGACATTATTTCAAGCACAACTTAAGCAGGCACAGTCTTTTTTAGATCTGGTGAGGTTTTGTTTACCTTAATTATTTTTGCTGACTTGGTGGTTTTCTAGGGAGAGAGAAAATCCTGACCTGATTTCATTTGAACTGGAATTTGTCCAAAGCACCATGTGTGCGTACTGTGAAGTAACAACCGCGGGGCTGTACTTAGAATCAGTTTTGACATTTCCGCCCCGTATTTTATGCTCTACCAAGAAATCTTAGCTCACCAGGTCAACAGAAATATTGAGGATTGTAGGGCAATCTCAGCGGGACGAGGAAGTCGCCTCTCGGCATTAAAATTACAGTATCCATTATGGTAGGCCTACATTTAAACTTGCTCAATGTTTGCATCATAACTGCATCTCAACAGGCTTGATTTATAAGCCTGTTGAAATGCATAATCTCGTTTCCAAGAGGGTCCTGGCAATTCATTAGGCtacatcatagactgtatacaaTAGGGCTACATCTTGCTAGTGGGAGGTCTGTACAATTTATTTAACTATAGCTATAACTCATAGCGCACTCTAAAATCATTGACATCAATTcatatttctgaaaataaatATTAGAAGCAAGAGCAAGTTAAATAGGGCTAAACAAAAGAGGGTATATTAGTGTGTTTACTGTACAGTAAGTTGTTCCAAGCAAAGGGagctttaaatcaaaatgtattttttataaacaaTTAGGTATTTTACAGCATCATCTTAAAGTAAGATAGATCCCTCCCTGCatatcatttaaaatatattttgtgcCAAGAAGTCCTATaaccaaaaacatttttgtgtctAAAACCTGTAATGCGATCTATAATCATCCTTTAAGATATACCTATCCCCCCACATACCAGGCCATAACCATTTTAAATCATAAGTTATGACCACAATAATGTTAAATACCACTTCGAACAATACCACAGCCAAATGCTAATCCTATAGGTG encodes the following:
- the cyp27b1 gene encoding 25-hydroxyvitamin D-1 alpha hydroxylase, mitochondrial gives rise to the protein MITVRRMLQQALRVSVRNAFPLVKWTERWAEGDSAKQQALKTLGDMPGPSVASFAWDLFAKRGLSRLHELQLEGVQRYGPMWKASFGSILTVHVADPALIEQVLRQEGQHPMRSDLSSWKDYRKLRGHHYGLLTSEGEEWQSVRSLLGKHMLRPKAVEAYDKTLNGVVGDLVSKLRLRRRSQGLVNDIASEFYRFGLEGISSVLFESRIGCLDEVVPEETERFIQSINTMFVMTLLTMAMPKWLHQLFPKPWNIFCQCWDYMFDFTKGHIDQRLTAEAEKVARGEKVEGRYLTYFLSRTGLPMKTVYSNVTELLLAGVDTIASTMSWSLYELSRHPKVQALLRDEVLRVLEGRSIPEAADVARMPLLKATVKEVLRLYPVIPANARVITERDIQVGGYLIPKNTLITLCHFATSRDPAVFANPDEFQPQRWLNKDHTHHPYASVPFGVGKRSCIGRRIAELELYLALSRILIEFDVKPDPEGISVKPMTRTLLVPENVISLQFIER